The Candidatus Zixiibacteriota bacterium genome contains the following window.
CCCACTGGAAGTGTTGCGTTTCGGGTCTGCGCTTGGAAGGCAATCTTATATGTGCCATTGGGTTATCAAAACGGTCTCGCATTGAAGCGAATGTCCATTTCTGGAAATCTCACGAAACTCTTCCGGAGGATTATGATGAAGAGTCTGAATATAGTTTTGTGCATAATCTTTCTCCTCGTTGCTGCGGCAATCACTAACGGTGATCCGCGGTGGGCGACTTTCGAGATCAAGATGGAAGTCTCTTCCCCCGTCAATCCTGGGCAGATTGTCTCCGTCCCGGTCAATATCAATCGATGCGACCAGGACTTCGGAGGGTTTGACCTGTTTCTCGAATTCGATCCTGCGATCCTTTCGGTGGATCATGCCGAACCGGGTCAGTTGCTGGAAGATTGCGAATGGGAGTATTTCTCATGGCGATCTGACGCAGGCAGTGGGAAGGTTCGCGTTGTCGGTATTACAAGCACAGTAGCCGAACCGGGAGACCCGATTTGCTACAGTGGCACTGGCTCGCTGGCTGAGATTTTCTTCCTGGTCAACCCATCCGTCAGTTCCGACAGATTTGAGCCGGTTAAATTTCTTTGGGTAGACTGTGGCGATAACGCACTTTCGAATGTCATCGGTGATACTCTGTTCATATCGGACAATGTGTTCGACTGGGACGGCACAGTGGTCACCGGCGAGACGGACAACGGCGGAGCGTCGCTATCCTGTCTGTCAGGTTCTGAGGATCATGTAGTCGCGCAGTGGATCGAATTCACGCACGGTGGAATCGATATCGTGGTGCCACCACCATCGAATGACTGTGATCCCGACGGCGATGGAACCTCGTGGACGATGGAGGACATCATTTTCCTGATCGACTATCTCTTCCATGGCGGTCCCGTACCTAATCCGTTCGAAATCGGCGACTGTGACTGCAATGGCAGGGTGAATATGATCGATATCACGCGCCTCATAAATTATGCCTGGCGTATGGGTGAACACCCATGCCCTGACGCGCTCGCATACTAACGTCGATTATCAGGCATGACAAATTCGAAAGCTGTGCGTTCTTGCACGGCTTTCTCTTTGTTTACTAATATTACTGCTATCTCGATAGCACAGACTTGTAGAAGTTGAACTCGATATCTTTCGGCTTCAAAGAGAAGGGTCCTACAACATTGGTTGTCAGTTCTCCAACTGCGGCAATTCTTGTGATGTCCCACGAACCATCTTCAAAACTCACTCGAACGGGAATCACTGACTTGAATCTGTCTGATACCTGATGCTGTTCGATCACTAAATCGATCAGAAATCTGCCCGATTCCTCGCGGATATGTTCCTTGAATGAAAGTCTCGGCACTTCAATGCCGTAAATCCACTGGTCGAAGAACCAATCCATTGGCTCTCCGATATGCTTTTCGACAATCATCTGGAAATCCTCGGTTGTGGCAGCCTTTCCTCGGAAAGTCTCGACGAAGTCTCTCATCATCGCGAAAAACCTATCATCGGACATGCTTTCCCAGTCTTTCATGAGACATCTCAGCATGTGCATTATATATCCGCCCTTCGAGTAGCTGAGCGCCATGAAGTCGTCGGACTTTGATGACGACAATCTCAATCCGAGCCAGATCGGACCCGCCTCTGTCCCGGCACTCCAGCTTCCCCGGAATGTCTTCCCTTTCTGCAGCGCGTCTCTCCGCCAGACATCGAGAATCTCGAAATACTTCTTGTCATCGGCAAGCTTCTGCTGAACATACAATGCAGCTGAAAACTCCGAGAAGGCTTCCGACATCCATTGATCGTGGTAGCTCTCCCATCGGACAGTATGTCCCCACCACTGATGAGCGACTTCATGGGCACGGAATGAGGCGTCCCAGATCGGATCGTCATCCTGGAATGTTCCCCACGCCAGATGAAGCAGTCCCGGCATGCCCTGGCCTCGACCGTATGGTATCTCGGCGACGAGTATGGGATCATACCGAATCTCCCCGAACAATTCTGTGTACAGTCTAAGCGCGCCCAATACGTCGCCTCCGACACTCTCCTTCATATCGGAACGGAAAAGATCGCCGGTGTGTGTCTGGCCCCGGTGTATCTTGATTTCCGGCGTACCCGATTCCTGCAGAGTCAGTGTGTCGAACAAGCCGTAGTTGAATGACGTGAACAGCTCCGGCTCTTTGGTTACCCAGCGCGTGATCGATTGCTCCTCAGCGACTGAATCGACAACCTTCTCACCGACGGAGAGCAATGCGAGTTGCTTTGGGCAACTGAAAGTGACATCAAAGTGCGATGGGAGAAGATATTCAATTATCGGATACCAGTTGACCTGGTCATCGATGTAGAAATCACCCGTGGGGCTTTTGGATATGATTTCTTCTGATGTATAGTAGAAAGTCAGTGACGATGTATCGCCTTTCGATAGTGGCTCGGAAAGGAATAGGGAGAAGCCGGATTCATCATCGAGCTTGGAGACAAACAATGTGTCACCACGTGAATCTAACACGGAGTCGATGTCGGTCTTTCCGAATATGAGCGCGTAGAGCGAAAGAAGCGAATCACGGTCCGAAACGAAATCGAGTCT
Protein-coding sequences here:
- a CDS encoding cohesin domain-containing protein, yielding MKSLNIVLCIIFLLVAAAITNGDPRWATFEIKMEVSSPVNPGQIVSVPVNINRCDQDFGGFDLFLEFDPAILSVDHAEPGQLLEDCEWEYFSWRSDAGSGKVRVVGITSTVAEPGDPICYSGTGSLAEIFFLVNPSVSSDRFEPVKFLWVDCGDNALSNVIGDTLFISDNVFDWDGTVVTGETDNGGASLSCLSGSEDHVVAQWIEFTHGGIDIVVPPPSNDCDPDGDGTSWTMEDIIFLIDYLFHGGPVPNPFEIGDCDCNGRVNMIDITRLINYAWRMGEHPCPDALAY